The sequence below is a genomic window from Brachyhypopomus gauderio isolate BG-103 unplaced genomic scaffold, BGAUD_0.2 sc51, whole genome shotgun sequence.
atatcagccaaacctgatgacaaacccagtttaggaaaaattgaggcctgtgtaagagatattaaatgctggatgtctctaaacttcctccaactaaatgaggacaaaacagaagttctccttgtgggccctaaggccgcaagacaaaaaattccaaatgtaatgcttaatcttgcagactatcccattacacctggcacagtagccaaaaacctaggcgtcatactcgactccaacctatcatttgataaatacatagataatactactaggatagcattTCTACAtttccgcaacattgccaaattaagagaTGCATTAtctatcacaggatgatgcagaaaaattggtgcacgcctttgttagctctagattagactactgcaattcactactgtcaggatgttcaaataggaatctaaataaacttcaaatagttcaaaatgccgcagccagagttctgaccagaactagaaaatttcagcatattagaccagtcctatcagccctgcattggctcccagttaaatttcgtattgattttaaaattctattattaacatataaagcactacacgggcttgctcctgaatacctccaggaacttatttcctactattaacccccacgtcaactaagatcacagggtgctggtcttttattagttccacaaattaataaggtaacagcagggggaagagccttttcttataaggccccccagctttggaacaacctcccaaattgcatacgggactctgacacagtcacaatctttaagtctaggttgaaaacccacctatttggtttagcgtttgataattaacatccccccttagataaaggtacagatccagggattcatagatgaagggttttatggtagactggggcgctggtgctgtcgtcctgtcactgctcgtggtcacttcAACTCATTTGAACATGTACATGTTGTATTTTTACATGTTTCAGGTGTGTCTGGAGTTCAGCAGGGTGGCTGGTAAGAGCCTGAGACTGGAGTTCTATGAGGCCCTTGACCATCACAGTCCTAGGCTCATGGAAATCTTCAAAGCAAAGAGGGGGCTCACAGGGCAGGTTTTGGCTGACCTGATGCAACAAACAAAGGTTAGTAGAACATGTGTAAATAAATGTACTGACAATGTGAGCTATCCTGTTTGCAGATGCTTTCTTTTCCTTGATATTTAGTAGCCTATATGTAATGGAGTTGCCTAAACTAACTCCTCAGTCCCGTCAGAGTAATTAATTACCATCTATCACATTAGTTTGCCAGGTTTTGCTAGTTGATCTGTAGATGAGGTAGGCAAATAACTACCTGTATGCATAATGTCAAGAACACTGTGTGAGTTACCAGGTGGGGTCCAGTATGTGCTTGTAACACAGGGTAACACATGGACCCTGTGTTAAGTGTGTGAtgtcctctctgctctctctcaatCCACCAGGCTTCGGATGTGACACAAGCCAGATGCCTTGTTCTGAGGGGCCTTCCTATCATTCTCGGTGATGATCCATCTGCCTTCTTCAAGGCCTGCTTTGTATGCAACTTTGATTCTTCTCTACCttctctcctccatccccccccccttgcTTCCCCATCCTCTACCTCCACTGTTCTCTCCCTACTATACGTATTATTTTAAGGTGTGCACATGTTAatagtttatttattattaaaaataacTTCTCTGGAGGAGGCAAACTGTGACCTGTGTTCACTCCAAATCAGTTGTGGAGGCCTCTCACACCTGTCCTGAGTGATTTTCTATAGCAGTCGCTGCAGTGGGCAGACACTGGACACGGCTGACATGGGCTTTGTACCTATTGAGGCTGTTTGTAGCACaatgttgtcatggtgatgtgATTTCGTGCACTATTCTTTCTTGCAGTATGGTGAGGGGGGTTTGTACAGTGATGTTCCAGTGGGGATCCTCTGCCATGAACAGGAAAACATCACTCCACACACGCAGTCCCTTCACCACAATGCAACCTCAGTGGGAATCATCTTGGAGGGAAACATTGTGATGGCTGTTGAGAGCCTGCCCCAAGCCATGTACATTGTCTTTGGACTTACCTACGCATCTCAATTACCCAAAGTACATGAAGAAcacttttgatttttttcagcaGATACTTCTGAACTTGGGTAAAGTAAGATGGATCTGAAACCTAAACTTCAAACACTCAAGAATCAGCTTGCAATGTAAGATCCAGctttttctgtttctgtttttttcttttgtttttgaaaaaaatgatatgttcaataaaataaaaatttggATCAATGTAATGCTGCAGTTGTATGTATTTTACATGGCTCTGTTGATTGAAATACATATTTTGAGTTTCAGAAGCTAAAAAAGTTAAGTTTGTTCTGTTAGAATACACCATTTAGTTGAATTAGTGATGTAGTAATGCTTACTAAATGAGCTGAGTTAAATAAATGGGTGGGAAATGGTTGTATAAACTAAGTATCTTTAGTTACTGTAACTTGGTTATTAGTACATTCAGCTTAAATGTTCTATTCCATTCCATTAGGAGCTTCAAGTACATTGAACGTAGTCCAATTCACTTACTTAACTAATGCTTCATTACTTAAAAAATTTAAGGCAACGAGTTACCTCCGTTTTTTTAAGTAGTCTACTTATCTGGGTTTACAGTTAGTACTGTGgttgtgtcacgttgaggaccccggcccctcccttttgggcgtgtgttcacgttgtccacgtgcattgtctgcgtctgtggatctaagtggttatggttatgtcttgtggtAATTCGTCTCACTTGTGActcatctcgtaatcacgtggggctaatgtggtctgtctatttaatgtgcgttcgcgcagtgtcctgtgctcgtcgatGTCTATGGTTTATACATAACTGTGTTGTATGAGTGTTCTCCGTGCGCAAATAAGCGCATTTTTTGttataaataaaagtgacgtctgtcgcagcAAGGATCCCGTGACTCATTCTTCGCCACGAGCCGCCACGAATGGTTGTTTACCACTTGCTAGTAAAATCTCATGTTTTTGGAGGTGATTTACCTCCCCATAAATGTCTtcatgcactgtaaaaaaatctttgtttgcttatgttctgtgaatataaaaatttatgtgggcaaagcatgaaacataaaaatagttactccaaaaacaaaaaacgagttgtgccatcagctgctgcatttttaccattcaacttaatattttgtgttcagtgaatgagcattatggttctcagtcaacatgtcaagtccaaagtaaaaaactgtgttgggcgagcaatagtggtagtggtgaaactaatgcgcatgctcgagagaagattttcttggcgccttctgcaccaaaactaaaatgaagacccagcgtttcaccgtttatctagaggacttcaaacgttcactgagtgaagtaaatgtggatctttactaagctaacacaactaacttggtggtgtttgttgagtttgaatttgaactaggtcgtatttcaacatattttccaaacgtagttatcaaaactagagctaagccaacaagttgtgtttaactttgctatgagtttagtaatgttagtgttaatactgttgtggttggcaaggacaagctaccgattaacggttaattaaccgttacgcgttaactgtccgtttggaatttaactttacctcacgtcggcaaactgttagcatgcggacaaacgttagctaactagctagctagaactgcgtagtaattaagcatttgctgaagcccaatcgatttctaattaagtacttttttagatactttttccaaccacatacagtgttagcatgcggactaacgttagctacctagctagctagaactgcgtagtaattaagcatttgctgaagcccaatcgatttctaattaagtacttttttagatactttttccaaccacatacagctctgcggtcagttctcccgtttccctggatgtgtgttgtatgcgtgttagtgtcccccctcccttagaaccagtgtgtttttgccgttagcgtattgctaataaattagGGTAGAGTAGTGTTCCGGATCTGTTCAAAGCTCTTGGGGTCCAGCCATGCCAAATCAGCTAAAAGAATGCCATGTGTCACAAACCTTCTATGAATGGCATCAAGAGCAGTGTCCAGAATTCTATTGTGGACATTGACTTTGAATGCTCTGTCAGCATCCATTAGAGGCTCATCTTGAGCCATTTCTCctgctctgtttttttttttcttcctctttTCTTGGGCAATGCACTCTCAATTTCAACATCAgtttcttcctctcttttctcAATATTGTAATTTGTCCATTGCACAAAAGTGTCTGCAGCTTCTTTCACACTTTAAAAATCTCTGGCAATGCTTTTCAGGCCCTCTTGTGTGGCAATCACCATACTATGAGCCGAAAGGATATCCATGCCTTCTGTCTGAAGGTATTTAGACAGAGGTGTTGTTTGCTGAAATATTCTTAAGAATGTCTGAGCTGTTAATATGGTCTCATATTTCAAGAGGCCCTCTTTAAATCCACGAGCTTTGGCACGTACAGTTGCTTTTTCATGATCTTTGTCTTCTATGGCTGCCAGTGTCAGGAGTGCATCTGTGTACAAAGCATTCTGTGGTTTCCCAAAATGTCCAAACACTTTTTTGAGAGCATCATGTTTGGACCACCACCTTGTTTCCCCAATTGGAGAGAGGCGTCTGTGGCTTTTATCTTGTGCTTTGTTCTCCCATAGATTAACCCTTTGATATGAGTCCTTGATGAATACAGCAATGTCATTCAGTAGACTGAATAGTGATCCACTTTCAATGACAATTTGTGTTGTATCGGACATCACCAGATTAAGTACATGTGCATAGCACCAGACATGGACATGAGTGGGTGACAGAGAGGTCATCAGTGCTGAAAATCCTTTGTAATGGCCTTGCATATTTGACGCCCCATCTGTGGCATTTCCTATGCACATGTCTTTATCCAGCTTCAGATGGTCCAATACATCTGAGACCAAGTTTACAAAGTATTGCCCAGTAGATGCCTCACATTTCACTAAGGCAACAAGCCCCTCGTGCACAGTGTCAGTAACATATCTTAATAGCATTGAACACTGATCTTGAAAAGTTATGTCCTGTGTTGTGTCCAGCTGAATGGAGAACATTCCAGCTTTTTGCACATCTTTTGAAATGCAGTCTTGAATGAGGTGCCCAATTGTATCAATTACTGTATTGACTGTAGTTTTGGAGAGCAGGGTGATAAGAGACCCTCGACCTCTTGTTCCACTGGATTTATGTAATTTTTTGCTCTTTTCAATACAATCATCAAGGTGCTCTTTTAGGCAGACATCATATTTTCATAATAAAAGGATAAGTTCCAAAAAGTTCCCATGGTCAATTGAGTCATTATCCAGTGTGTAGGCTGCCTCATTCTCTGTATGCCTATAGCTCAACCCTCTCTTACCTAACACTTTTACCACATCCACGACACGCTCCAATACCCGGCGTCTCTTTTTGACCTGTTCCCTATGAGCAAACAGCTGATTACCAGCAAACATGCTGCTGATATCTGCTTTTGAGCTCCTTAGTAAAAAAGCTTCGGCACAGATTCGGTGTGCACTACTCTTTTCATGCTCTTCTGTGCGCTGTTGCACATGCCTCCAATTAGACATTCCAGTAATAAATGTGCTTGTGTCACTGATCTTCCCAAAagcaatacacacaaaacaaaatcaTGTGTGACGTCTCTTACAATATGTTAGCCACATCCTGTTGGTTTCATTTTTACTGGTGAATACCCTTTGCACCACTGgattttttgcattttgttgtgGGTGGTGAGACAAAAAGCTCTGTAACACAGAAGGCTCTGGACGGGCAAAGTAATCTATGTCCTCCtgctctctgctctcctctctcccgCTGTGTCTCTCCTGACTCTCACCGACTCTCTCCTCCCTTTCACAgacactctcctctccctcactgacacagtcctctctctctccgactctctcctctctctcactactCTTGTCTTCTGGGGATGCTATTTCATCAAAACATGAATACAGACTCTGGGGTGAGGTTGGGttttttgttatgtttttttttatctcaacataaggaattaattattgctgttttatcagaaaaacagacacacagctgcattggcataatactggcaaaaaaaaaattgtcattgtaaaaaataagattttctttaattagagccTACATTTTCTTTAGCCAGCTAGGCTAAATGCCCCCAAACACATCCAGGCGAAAAAGTAGCTAAACCTAGGCTTACAAGTTAAACAATCAATGGCCTAATAACAAAATCAGAAAACTGCCCAGTAACTCAGTTTAATTGAATGGTGGCTTTAAAAATACACCTAAAAATACTGGATTTATGAAGATTTGTGAAGAGGCACACAGCAGCATTGGCATATGGCACAGGCAATAAACaaaattaccattttaaaaagtgtaatttcctttaatttctgtacattgtctctaaacacctccataaaaactggccaccgccaccactgtcatcagccacgggagctgatgaaggccctgctgtggcaaacatttgagtaatttttatacatttggcagcgtttacttgaagttcaagcttctttttgtcgtagtttctctgcacctcctttgcgctttttctccatctcagatactcacatacgttatgttaatcaacgttagattgcactacgcaccggcgcatggaggagggggtgtttgatgatatgattggtgcagctctgtgtcagtaaagaaaataaccaatgggctgcataccagcgtgtttaaggaccggtaaactctcgcgctgacttttttttgccaaatgcattatgcaggcaacaggagcatcgcgaaaggtgtgttaatgtgatttgcCAGCCCAGTGTCAATCAGCCTGCCTCCATCTGAATCGGCCCACTGATCTACTTGTTTTATGGGCCGGTCAGaccaatatataaatagataaaaaagtgtcaggactgtcggcccaaatagcacgtcggcccaccgggaaaatgcccggtatgcccgatggccagtccgtccctgattatagaccaatttctaatctaccATTCATTGGAAAAATTATAGAAAAAATTGTCTTCAAGCAAATTATGCACTTTCTgtccacaaatagctgtctagaccaatttcagtctggcttcagacctaatcatagtactgagactgcactaattagggttatcaatgacattcggctaaatacagactcaggaaacatgtctgttcttctactgctcgatctcagcgctgcctttgacaccattgaccacaAAATTCTCATAAATAGACTTGAAAACTGGGTTGGACTCTCAGGAACTGTCCTAAAATGGTTCAGTTCATACCTTAAAGAAAGGAACCTCTTTGTGGAAATGGAGGGTAATGTTTCTGAGACTGTGCCAGTGACCTGTGGTGTACCCCAGGGTTCAATTCTTGGGCCACtcttatttaatttatatacGATTCCTCTGGGTGAAATCATGCATACTTATGGAATATCTTACCacagctatgcagatgacactcagatcTACATGGCTCTTTGCCCAAACGACTACGGTCCCCTAGACTCACTGTGTAAATGCCTTGAGCACATAAACAAGTGGATGAAACAcaactttctgcagttaaataaagataaaacgGAGATTATTTTATTTGGGAAGAGCAATGAAAGACACAGACTAGCTGCCTATCTAGATTCGAGAGGCCTAAAATCTAAAGAACTAGTACGTAACCTTGGTGTACTAATGGACTCTGATCTCACCTTTAGCAGTCATGTCAAAGCTGTCACCAAATCAGCTTTCTATCacctcaaaaacaaacaaaatcagaGATTGTATGGCTAAAGCAGACCTGGAGAAACTTATCCACGCCTTTGTTTCTAGTAggattgattactgtaatgggctcctaactggactcccaaaaaagacaattaaacagcttcagctgattcaaaatgcagctgccagagttctcactaggagtaaaagaagggagcacatcactcccatccttaaatccttacactggatcccgtatgttacaggatagactttaaggtactattactggtctataaatgtcttaatggtgtaggaccagtATATTTATTGGATGTGCTCCAACAATATGAGCCGAGCAGAACTCTCAGATCATTAGGAACTGGTCAGTTAGTGCAGCCTAAGGTAAAAACTAAACATGGAGAGGCGGCGTTTAGCTACTACGCCGTTCAGAAATGGAACCGGTTGTCAGAGAGCATTAGAAGAGCCCCAACACTAGATACCTTTAAATTCAGACTGAAAACCTTCATGTTTGAGCAGGCCTTCAGCTCAGTTTAATTACCTTTACTCTGTAATGGCACTTTTATCTTCATTAATTTAACATACTTTAAAtctactgttttaatcatgcttcctattttagattttattgtgtttgtttctttttttatgtttaagtctaacattttatttttactattcttatctttgctccccctttagatcttatttactttttattattttatttactgtactttttacattctatgttattttattatatatttttctttatatatgtgattaatttcttaaatctattgttttacatttttctgtgttttcttttcatttgtaaagcactttgaatgaccgttgtgtatgaaaggtgctatataaataaacttgccttgccctGCCTTGccttaggtttttactttgaagtggaaaaaagtgctgaatgagaacgggatccagTTTACGGTTCTCTAGATAAAAACCCAATtcaactattagtcgactaaaggggaaATCTGAttaatcagattcgactatgaaaatccttagttgaatacacctctagttGGATGTGAATCCTCCATTCATGTCCCTTTCTCTTACCttcaagctcctccctctcttacaCCTGGTAGCTGAATTGTCATGATGTAATTGTCCTTCATTCATCAGCTTTGACCTAAGTATGACGCTAGTAGGAAGCAGTTGAAGCAGGCTTTGACCCAactatgacctatgacctctCAAAGACTGTGGGTTGATGCTGAGGCCTCAGGCCCATTTAATGCTTTACATGGTTCCTTACAGTACACAATAAGGTGATGGAAGTATTCTGCACCTCAGCTGGTATGCAAAACCATAACTGTATCAGTCCCCTGACAGTCCATTAAAACATAACTGTATCAGTCCCCTGACAGTCCAATAAAACATAACTGTATCAGTCCCCTGACAGTCCATTAAAACATAACTGTATCAGTCCCCTGACAGTCCAGTAAAACATAACTGTATCAGTCCCCTGACAGTCCAGTAAAACATAACTGTATCAGTCCCCTGACAGTCCACTAAAACATAACTGTATCAGTTCCCTGACAGTCCCCTAAAACATAACTGTATCAGTCCCCTGACAGTCCATTAAAATATAACTGTATCAGTCCCCTGACAGTCCAATAAAACATAACTGTATCAGTCCCCTGACAGTCCATTAAAACATAACTGTATCAGTCCCCTGACAGTCCAATAAAACATAACTGTATCAGTCCCCTGACAGTCCATTAAAACATAACTGTATCAGTCCCCTGACAGTCCAGTAAAACATAACTGTATCAGTCCCCTGACAGTCCACTAAAACATAACTGTATCAGTCCCCTGACAGTCCAATAAAACATAACTGTATCAGTCCCCTGACAGTCCAATAAAACATAACTGTATCAGTCCCCTGACAGTCCATTAAAACATAACTGTATCAGTCCCCTGACAGTCCAGTAAAACATAACTGTATCAGTCCCCTGACAGTCCAGTAAAACATAACTGTATCAGTCCCCTGACAGTCCACTAAAACATAACTGTATCAGTTCCCTGACAGTCCCCTAAAACATAACTGTATCAGTCCCCTGACAGTCCATTAAAACATAACTGTATCAGTCCCCTGACAGTCCATTAAAACATAACTGTATCAGTCCCCTGACAGTCCAATAAAACATAACTGTATCAGTCCCCTGACAGTCCAGTAAAACATAACTGTATCAGTCTCCAGACAGTCTACTATCCCACAAAAGCAGGTAAAACTTTGTCAACACAGAAGTCtggttattaatgtggtaaatattGTGCAGGGAAACAAAAACGTT
It includes:
- the LOC143487843 gene encoding uncharacterized protein LOC143487843 isoform X2, producing MTMKNQHILVRVAQVCLEFSRVAGKSLRLEFYEALDHHSPRLMEIFKAKRGLTGQVLADLMQQTKASDVTQARCLVLRGLPIILGDDPSAFFKACFYGEGGLYSDVPVGILCHEQENITPHTQSLHHNATSVGIILEGNIVMAVESLPQAMYIVFGLTYASQLPKVHEEHF